One part of the [Synechococcus] sp. NIES-970 genome encodes these proteins:
- a CDS encoding hypothetical protein (conserved hypothetical protein), translating to MLDHFGSDPVFSPEQVLENRGRVAIFIDGSNLFYAALQLGIEIDYSKLLYRLTGGSRLLRSFFYTGVDRANEKQQGFLLWMRRNGYRVIAKDLVQLPDGSKKANLDVEIAVDMMALVGSYDTAVLVSGDGDLAYAVDAVSYRGARVEVVSLRSMTSDSLINVADRYIDLEQIQTDIQKLHRGHFPEPRLLDDRGGGTIELPSRE from the coding sequence ATGCTGGATCACTTTGGTAGCGATCCGGTTTTCTCCCCTGAACAGGTACTTGAAAATCGAGGTCGTGTGGCGATCTTTATCGATGGATCTAACTTATTCTATGCAGCGCTGCAACTAGGCATCGAAATTGATTACAGCAAACTTCTCTATCGCTTAACGGGCGGATCACGGCTATTGCGGTCTTTTTTCTATACAGGAGTTGACCGGGCCAATGAAAAGCAACAGGGTTTTTTGCTCTGGATGCGTCGTAATGGCTATCGGGTCATCGCCAAGGATCTGGTGCAGCTGCCTGACGGGTCGAAAAAGGCAAATCTAGATGTGGAAATTGCGGTAGACATGATGGCCTTAGTCGGTTCCTATGACACGGCTGTTCTGGTTAGTGGTGATGGCGATCTTGCCTATGCGGTAGATGCGGTCAGCTACCGGGGGGCGAGGGTTGAGGTGGTCAGTCTACGCTCGATGACGAGCGATAGTTTGATTAATGTGGCCGATCGCTACATTGACCTAGAGCAAATCCAAACAGATATTCAAAAGCTCCATCGGGGGCATTTTCCGGAACCAAGGCTACTGGATGATCGCGGTGGTGGCACAATTGAGTTACCCAGTCGTGAATAA
- the metG gene encoding methionyl-tRNA synthetase, with the protein MTSPARFALTTPLYYVNDVPHIGSAYTTMVADAIARFHRLKGEEVLFITGTDEHGQKIQRTAAEKGVDPQTHCDEIISSFQALWQHYNIQYDRFSRTTDLNHAQIVAEFFQRVWDNGDIYLAQQQGWYCVACEEFKEEKDLIEDHHCAIHTNKRAEWRDEENYFFRLSKYQAQLEALYDKNPDFIQPASRRNEVINFVKQGLQDFSISRVNLDWGFPVPTDDSHTIYVWFDALLGYVTALLDEGETVTLENALAKWWPINLHLIGKDILRFHAIYWPAMLMSANLPLPDQVFGHGFLTKNGLKMGKSLGNTIDPIALVNQYGSDALRYYFLKEVELGKDGDFNETRFINVVNADLANDLGNLLNRTLGMLKKYCKSEIPPLDLATIAADHPLKALGATLGDRTSAAYDQLNLTLACQNILELIQASNKYIDDRAPWTLFKAGEQAQVEETLLTILESVRLAAYLLAPIIPNLSNKIYRQLGFPGDFNDFKNLATAAPFASHSCWGMTWSRRTLDKAQPIFARLELPEAPVDNQA; encoded by the coding sequence ATGACTTCTCCTGCCCGTTTTGCCCTCACAACCCCCCTCTATTATGTCAATGATGTTCCTCACATTGGCAGCGCTTACACGACAATGGTGGCCGATGCGATCGCCCGTTTCCATCGCCTCAAAGGGGAAGAAGTCCTATTCATCACCGGCACCGATGAACATGGCCAAAAAATCCAGCGCACCGCTGCAGAAAAAGGCGTTGACCCCCAGACCCACTGCGATGAAATCATTAGCAGTTTCCAAGCACTGTGGCAGCATTACAATATCCAATATGACCGCTTTAGCCGGACCACCGACCTCAACCATGCCCAGATCGTCGCCGAATTTTTTCAGCGGGTCTGGGATAATGGTGACATTTATCTCGCCCAGCAGCAGGGGTGGTATTGCGTTGCCTGCGAAGAATTTAAAGAAGAAAAAGATCTAATCGAAGATCACCACTGCGCGATCCACACCAACAAAAGGGCCGAATGGCGCGACGAAGAAAATTACTTTTTTCGCCTGTCTAAATATCAAGCCCAACTAGAAGCCCTCTACGACAAAAACCCCGACTTTATTCAACCCGCCAGCCGCCGCAACGAAGTAATTAACTTTGTCAAACAGGGACTCCAAGATTTTTCCATCTCCCGCGTGAACCTAGACTGGGGCTTCCCGGTGCCCACCGACGATAGCCACACCATCTATGTGTGGTTTGATGCGCTGCTGGGTTATGTCACAGCTCTCTTGGATGAGGGCGAAACGGTAACCCTCGAAAATGCCCTGGCAAAATGGTGGCCGATCAATCTTCATTTAATCGGCAAAGATATTTTGCGTTTCCATGCAATTTATTGGCCAGCGATGTTGATGTCTGCCAATTTACCCTTACCCGATCAAGTGTTTGGTCATGGCTTTTTGACGAAAAATGGTCTCAAAATGGGCAAAAGCCTCGGCAATACCATCGACCCGATCGCCCTGGTGAATCAATACGGCTCCGACGCCCTGCGCTACTACTTCCTCAAGGAAGTGGAGCTGGGAAAAGACGGTGACTTTAACGAAACCCGCTTTATCAATGTGGTCAATGCTGACCTAGCCAACGACCTGGGGAATTTACTCAACCGCACCCTGGGGATGCTGAAAAAATACTGCAAGAGCGAAATTCCTCCACTGGATTTGGCGACCATTGCCGCTGATCATCCCCTTAAAGCTTTGGGAGCAACCCTCGGCGATCGCACCAGCGCAGCCTATGACCAATTAAACCTCACCCTTGCCTGCCAAAATATCTTAGAACTGATCCAAGCCAGCAATAAATATATCGATGACCGAGCCCCCTGGACTTTATTTAAAGCGGGAGAACAAGCCCAGGTAGAAGAAACTTTATTGACAATTCTAGAGTCAGTGCGTCTTGCTGCCTACCTATTGGCACCAATTATTCCGAACCTCAGTAACAAAATCTATCGTCAATTAGGCTTCCCTGGAGATTTCAACGATTTCAAAAATCTAGCCACCGCTGCTCCCTTTGCCAGCCACAGTTGCTGGGGGATGACCTGGTCTCGTCGGACCCTCGACAAAGCCCAGCCCATCTTTGCCCGCCTCGAACTACCCGAAGCTCCGGTCGACAATCAGGCCTAA
- the ilvN gene encoding acetolactate synthase, small subunit, whose product MMKHTLSVLVEDEAGVLTRIAGLFARRGFNIESLAVGPAEKEGISRITMVVPCDEKEIEQVSAQLDKLIHVREVNDVTAKPCVERELMLVKVNADATQRSEVMQLVQVFRARIVDISEKTVTVQVVGDPGKMVAILQMLEKFGIIEVARTGKLALVRESGVNTEYLKSAGRKA is encoded by the coding sequence ATGATGAAACACACCCTCTCAGTCCTTGTCGAAGACGAAGCCGGAGTTCTCACCCGCATCGCCGGACTCTTTGCCCGACGCGGTTTCAATATCGAAAGCCTCGCCGTTGGCCCCGCCGAAAAAGAAGGGATTTCTCGCATCACCATGGTCGTTCCTTGCGATGAAAAAGAAATTGAACAGGTATCAGCCCAGCTCGATAAACTGATCCATGTACGGGAAGTCAATGACGTCACCGCTAAACCCTGTGTGGAACGGGAGTTGATGCTGGTAAAAGTCAATGCCGATGCCACCCAACGCTCTGAAGTAATGCAATTGGTGCAAGTGTTCCGGGCGCGGATCGTTGATATTTCTGAAAAAACAGTCACTGTACAAGTGGTCGGCGACCCAGGAAAAATGGTTGCCATCCTGCAGATGCTCGAAAAATTCGGCATTATCGAAGTGGCGCGGACCGGAAAATTAGCCCTGGTACGGGAGTCCGGCGTCAACACCGAATATCTCAAATCTGCCGGCAGAAAAGCTTAA
- a CDS encoding hydrolase, alpha/beta fold family protein: MMAIAQDRKEKNSPTELKSWPQRIGVQRSWLWRGWQIRYSFWRSSDRRGRSPILLLHGFGAALEHWRGLIPQLAQDRDVYAVDLLGFGGSRKGEANFGVPLWTEQLEDFLRLVVQRPVILLGNSLGSLVCATLGQNPKNQVQAIALLSVPDVAQRQAMLPKPLRPIVNGLERSAMQPWLLKLIFRLARQPLVLKNWLKLAYPSWPEIDAELLAIVQAPTCDQDADTAFVALSRRVGQPGFAPPMAEVLAQVQCPIFILWGEQDRFVPVAIAPKLAATNPQINLKVLPGLGHCPQDEAPAQIYELFSQWLEATNGL, from the coding sequence ATGATGGCGATCGCCCAGGATCGAAAAGAAAAAAATTCCCCAACCGAGTTGAAGTCTTGGCCCCAACGAATTGGGGTACAGCGCAGCTGGCTCTGGCGGGGTTGGCAAATCCGCTATAGTTTTTGGCGGAGTTCTGACCGACGGGGGCGATCGCCAATCTTACTCCTCCATGGATTTGGGGCCGCTCTAGAACATTGGCGGGGGTTGATCCCACAGTTGGCCCAGGATCGGGATGTCTATGCTGTAGATTTGTTAGGCTTTGGTGGTTCCCGCAAGGGGGAAGCAAATTTTGGCGTGCCCCTCTGGACAGAGCAACTAGAAGATTTTTTACGGTTGGTCGTGCAGCGGCCCGTGATTCTTCTGGGTAATTCTTTGGGTTCTCTAGTGTGTGCCACCCTAGGACAAAATCCTAAAAATCAGGTGCAGGCGATCGCCCTGTTGAGCGTGCCTGACGTGGCCCAGCGGCAAGCGATGTTACCCAAACCTCTGCGGCCGATTGTCAATGGCCTCGAGCGCAGTGCGATGCAACCTTGGCTGCTAAAACTGATTTTTCGCTTGGCCCGGCAACCGCTGGTGTTGAAAAATTGGTTGAAATTGGCCTATCCTTCTTGGCCCGAGATTGACGCCGAACTGTTGGCGATCGTCCAAGCTCCCACCTGCGATCAAGATGCCGATACAGCATTTGTGGCCCTTAGCCGCCGCGTTGGCCAACCGGGTTTCGCGCCACCGATGGCTGAAGTTCTCGCCCAAGTGCAATGCCCCATCTTCATCCTCTGGGGTGAACAAGACCGCTTTGTCCCCGTGGCGATCGCCCCCAAACTTGCGGCCACCAATCCCCAGATCAACCTCAAAGTGCTGCCCGGTTTAGGCCACTGTCCCCAGGACGAAGCACCAGCCCAGATTTACGAATTATTTTCCCAGTGGCTAGAAGCCACCAACGGGCTATAG
- the infC gene encoding translation initiation factor IF-3 produces the protein MKDKRRVNRDLPKINERIRFPNIRVISGDGEQLGIMTPAEALAVAEEEDLDLVLVSETAKPPVCRIMDYGKYKFEQEKRAREAKKKQHNADLKEVKMRYKIEEHDYQVRVNNAQRFLKAGDKVKATITFRGREIQHSNLAQKLLDRMAKDLEEVGEIQQRPKREGRNMMMILAPKKSS, from the coding sequence GTGAAAGATAAAAGACGCGTAAACCGTGACCTCCCGAAAATTAACGAAAGAATTCGTTTTCCAAATATTAGAGTCATCAGCGGTGACGGGGAACAACTCGGTATCATGACCCCCGCCGAAGCCCTAGCGGTCGCTGAAGAAGAAGACCTTGATCTAGTTCTGGTGAGTGAAACCGCAAAGCCGCCAGTGTGCCGGATCATGGACTACGGGAAGTATAAATTCGAACAGGAAAAACGCGCCCGAGAAGCCAAAAAAAAGCAGCATAACGCAGACCTCAAAGAGGTTAAAATGCGCTACAAAATCGAAGAACATGACTACCAAGTCCGGGTGAATAATGCCCAGCGCTTCCTCAAAGCCGGGGACAAAGTCAAAGCAACCATCACCTTCCGGGGACGGGAAATTCAGCACTCCAACCTTGCCCAAAAACTCCTCGATCGCATGGCTAAAGATCTCGAAGAGGTCGGCGAAATTCAGCAACGCCCGAAACGGGAAGGGCGCAACATGATGATGATCCTCGCTCCGAAAAAATCCAGTTAA
- a CDS encoding putative protein phosphatase has product MGNATPYFYGAIAPSWLFLPGHGAKPFFFHRHTVPKAPFPPTPPVPKGSRDMVICPQCIQANPSENRFCQYCGTPLTVPCPQCEAPVRLQQDQCDICQTWLNQPLQALVLDGSIDLFQSRETLDEEGRYHLADPPEIRAQTFPWLKVMDTAPDASSYLEETLQQETEAFHRLEATDKAKISDPQLWVDMGIPAIARHYLSLQDSFSTFPKLYDAWIRPDHQILLFEHRQDLLIPLEAYCEAETPLLEQLLQWCFQMVQLWRELVPIQCCRTLLEPTNLYLDEDQSLVVEQLLNDDPENPPALEQLPQLWQTLFSLGEQSEWQPLYALTETAQEGSFNTVSRLKKALRDLAPEGIAELLTPGELEAVELQPEDVMTLDDLPLAADLNPEELALDIEGLDESSTSEDGPAYPLDIENSEGNIASADFQSFTFPEEEEASTVVLPMNLVSLEDAGLTDIGQERDHNEDYFGIRTKIEKQENLLGRQIQGRGLYVVCDGMGGHAAGEVASAMAVETIQDFFQEHWGETLPDEAMIHEGIIKANDVLYRINVRNSRSGSGRMGTTLVLLLVQDNQLAIAHVGDSRIYRVSRKWNLEQVTVDHEVGQREIHRGVDPDLAYGRPDAYQLTQALGPRENSFVEPDINFIHVNEDCLFLLCSDGLSDNDLIEETWKESLLPLLSSRANLEEGVRELIALGNKHNGHDNITAVVVRLRVRPNLGLQ; this is encoded by the coding sequence ATGGGCAACGCTACTCCCTATTTTTATGGGGCGATCGCCCCGAGCTGGCTCTTTCTCCCTGGCCATGGCGCCAAACCTTTTTTCTTTCACCGTCACACTGTTCCCAAGGCTCCCTTTCCGCCCACCCCACCCGTCCCCAAAGGATCCCGCGATATGGTTATCTGCCCCCAGTGCATCCAAGCAAATCCGTCAGAAAATCGCTTTTGTCAGTATTGCGGTACGCCTTTAACCGTTCCCTGTCCCCAATGTGAAGCGCCAGTACGCCTACAACAAGACCAGTGTGATATCTGCCAAACTTGGTTAAACCAGCCGCTCCAAGCCCTCGTGTTAGATGGTTCAATAGATTTGTTCCAAAGCCGAGAAACCTTAGATGAAGAGGGCCGCTATCATCTCGCCGATCCCCCAGAGATCCGCGCCCAGACGTTTCCCTGGCTCAAGGTCATGGATACGGCCCCCGATGCTTCTTCCTATCTAGAAGAAACCCTACAACAGGAAACGGAGGCGTTTCATCGTCTTGAGGCGACAGATAAGGCTAAAATCTCTGACCCACAGCTATGGGTAGATATGGGCATTCCGGCGATCGCCCGCCATTATCTCAGTCTCCAAGATAGTTTTAGTACCTTTCCGAAGCTTTACGATGCTTGGATTCGACCAGACCACCAAATCTTGCTGTTTGAGCACCGCCAGGATCTCTTAATTCCCCTCGAAGCTTACTGCGAAGCAGAGACTCCTTTATTAGAGCAACTCTTGCAATGGTGCTTCCAGATGGTGCAACTCTGGCGCGAGCTTGTCCCGATTCAATGTTGTCGGACCCTCTTGGAACCCACAAATCTGTATCTAGATGAAGATCAAAGTCTGGTGGTGGAACAACTCCTCAATGATGATCCAGAAAACCCCCCAGCCCTTGAACAATTGCCCCAACTTTGGCAAACATTGTTTTCTTTGGGGGAACAATCAGAATGGCAGCCCCTCTACGCCCTAACCGAGACCGCCCAGGAAGGCTCATTCAATACAGTGTCCCGTCTCAAAAAGGCGCTGCGAGACCTCGCCCCGGAGGGCATCGCCGAACTTTTAACCCCAGGAGAACTAGAAGCGGTTGAGCTACAGCCCGAAGATGTGATGACCCTGGATGATTTGCCTTTAGCCGCAGATCTAAACCCAGAAGAGCTGGCCCTTGACATCGAAGGTTTGGATGAGTCGTCAACGTCTGAGGATGGGCCAGCATATCCCTTGGACATAGAAAATTCAGAGGGAAATATTGCGTCGGCAGACTTTCAATCCTTTACCTTCCCGGAGGAAGAGGAAGCCTCAACGGTGGTCTTACCGATGAACCTAGTCAGCCTAGAAGATGCGGGCTTAACGGACATCGGCCAGGAGCGGGATCACAATGAAGATTATTTTGGGATTCGCACAAAAATCGAAAAGCAAGAAAATCTCCTAGGGAGACAAATCCAAGGCCGGGGTCTATATGTCGTCTGTGATGGCATGGGAGGCCATGCGGCGGGGGAAGTGGCCAGCGCCATGGCGGTGGAGACGATCCAGGATTTTTTCCAAGAACATTGGGGAGAAACATTACCGGATGAGGCGATGATTCATGAGGGAATTATCAAAGCCAATGATGTGCTCTACAGAATCAACGTCAGAAATTCCCGCTCTGGGAGTGGCCGGATGGGGACAACCCTGGTGCTGCTGTTGGTACAAGATAATCAATTGGCGATCGCCCATGTGGGCGACAGTCGCATCTATCGGGTGAGTCGTAAGTGGAACCTCGAACAAGTCACCGTAGACCATGAGGTGGGCCAGCGGGAGATCCACCGGGGGGTTGACCCAGACCTTGCCTACGGACGGCCTGATGCTTATCAGCTCACCCAAGCCCTCGGCCCCCGGGAAAATAGCTTTGTGGAGCCAGATATTAACTTTATTCACGTGAATGAAGATTGTCTATTTTTGCTTTGTTCTGACGGCCTCTCGGACAATGACTTAATCGAAGAAACTTGGAAAGAGTCCCTCTTACCACTCCTCAGTTCCCGGGCAAATTTAGAGGAAGGGGTGCGGGAGCTGATCGCCCTGGGAAATAAACACAATGGCCATGACAATATCACTGCAGTTGTGGTGCGCCTGCGGGTGCGGCCAAATCTGGGGCTGCAATGA
- a CDS encoding glycosyl transferase, group 2 family protein — MSISVIIPVLNEAAGITQCLGQLLPYQGTVEIIVVDGGSQDNTCDLVRQFPVILQETNGGRGKQMNQGAAIASGEILLFLHSDTQLPTGFPALVQTTLADAQVIAGAFPLAIADARWSLRLVEKMVQWRSQIFSLPYGDQGIFLRRRDFERLGGYAELAIMEDYEFLQRLKKQGQIRLTEHPVLTSSRRWQKLGVWRTTWINQKVILGYHLGVDAEVLRQWYQRQMTPST; from the coding sequence ATGAGCATCTCGGTGATTATTCCCGTCCTCAATGAAGCGGCGGGGATTACTCAATGTTTAGGACAATTGCTTCCATACCAAGGGACCGTAGAAATCATTGTGGTAGACGGGGGTAGCCAAGACAACACCTGTGATCTGGTGCGCCAATTTCCGGTGATCTTGCAGGAAACAAATGGTGGCCGTGGCAAGCAAATGAATCAGGGGGCAGCGATCGCCTCGGGGGAGATTCTACTGTTTCTCCATAGTGATACCCAGTTGCCTACCGGCTTTCCGGCCCTGGTGCAAACAACCCTTGCCGATGCCCAGGTGATCGCAGGGGCTTTTCCGTTGGCGATCGCCGATGCCCGTTGGTCTCTGCGCTTGGTAGAAAAAATGGTGCAATGGCGATCGCAAATTTTTTCCTTGCCCTATGGTGACCAAGGAATCTTTCTCCGGCGTCGTGACTTTGAGCGTTTAGGGGGCTATGCCGAGTTAGCGATTATGGAAGATTATGAGTTCTTACAACGACTCAAGAAACAGGGGCAGATCCGCTTGACGGAGCATCCTGTACTCACTTCGTCCCGGCGGTGGCAGAAACTCGGGGTTTGGCGCACCACTTGGATTAACCAAAAAGTTATTCTTGGTTACCACCTAGGCGTTGATGCCGAGGTTTTACGGCAGTGGTATCAACGCCAGATGACCCCAAGCACCTAG
- a CDS encoding hypothetical protein (conserved hypothetical protein) has product MPAPLPIAIEPFTWSNLNLEQTFQLIDRYIPLNICRKYEILPLILQGRRLTLGIVDPQRANVTAIIHKLLSRGDLQLVGQQLDLKTYQLILSSYLKYHQSSERANQQPKSKPPAAPKAAEVPLSERATLVMEDGPPPMFSGTPPQDTNADSEKEEDTAAFAGDTTALQAPVNTELSEFFRHMPAIVIPKGPVQMRSPQSSSGFNPDVDELQVSPQYLNTPLGNLTHLPAAQLYQELLGRILTEGIGRLYFENHAQSGRILLSESGLMKGMLSGIPQATFHGVLDEFKRLAHLPPGPVDRPKKVEMEQYYQGERILLRLRVMPGQYGEEGTLQVLRGQALVFYQQQQMDELGNDAVESAQRLERKLRHIYLRSQINPASLNALDELYSFCDRIREQLDNIRRRQ; this is encoded by the coding sequence ATGCCAGCCCCCCTGCCCATCGCCATCGAACCGTTTACCTGGTCTAATCTCAACTTAGAACAAACCTTTCAGCTGATTGATCGCTATATACCCCTCAATATTTGCCGCAAATATGAGATTCTTCCCCTCATTCTCCAGGGGCGTCGCTTGACTCTCGGTATTGTCGATCCCCAGCGCGCTAACGTGACGGCAATTATCCATAAGCTCCTAAGCCGGGGGGATTTACAGCTTGTCGGCCAACAGCTAGATCTAAAAACCTACCAACTGATCCTTTCTTCTTACCTGAAATATCACCAAAGTAGCGAACGGGCGAATCAACAGCCGAAAAGCAAACCTCCGGCAGCCCCAAAAGCTGCCGAAGTGCCCCTGTCAGAACGGGCGACCCTTGTGATGGAAGATGGGCCACCACCGATGTTTTCTGGGACGCCGCCTCAAGATACAAATGCTGATTCCGAAAAAGAAGAAGACACAGCCGCTTTTGCGGGAGATACAACAGCCCTCCAAGCTCCGGTAAATACGGAGTTATCTGAGTTTTTTCGCCATATGCCAGCCATCGTTATTCCCAAGGGCCCGGTACAGATGCGATCGCCCCAATCGTCCTCAGGGTTTAATCCCGATGTCGATGAACTGCAAGTTTCACCCCAATATTTAAACACTCCCCTCGGGAACCTCACCCACTTACCAGCGGCGCAACTTTACCAAGAGCTTTTGGGGCGAATTCTCACAGAGGGCATTGGCCGCCTTTACTTTGAAAACCACGCCCAATCAGGCCGCATTCTCCTGAGTGAAAGCGGTTTGATGAAGGGGATGCTGTCGGGGATTCCCCAGGCAACGTTTCATGGCGTCTTAGATGAATTTAAGCGGCTGGCCCATCTCCCCCCAGGCCCCGTTGACCGTCCTAAGAAGGTAGAAATGGAGCAATATTACCAGGGAGAGCGGATCTTGCTGCGGTTGCGGGTAATGCCTGGTCAATATGGTGAAGAAGGCACCCTACAAGTGCTGCGGGGCCAGGCCCTGGTCTTTTATCAACAGCAACAAATGGACGAACTGGGCAATGATGCTGTCGAATCTGCCCAACGACTAGAGCGGAAATTGCGCCATATTTATTTGCGCAGCCAGATTAACCCAGCCTCCCTCAACGCCCTGGATGAACTCTATAGTTTTTGCGATCGCATCCGTGAGCAGCTCGACAACATTCGCCGGCGCCAATAA
- the gap_2 gene encoding glyceraldehyde-3-phosphate dehydrogenase, type I, translating to MASLNLAINGFGRIGRLVLRAACQQPDLNIVCINDLISPAQIAYLLKYDSTHGRFPGTIKASEDGIYVNGRFIHCTMAQDPSTLPWAQHHIDYVIEATGRFCDFAGAGKHLDAGAKRVIISAPVREPQRIPTFVMGVNHHTYAPARDRIVSNASCTTNCLAPIAKVIHDNFGLAEGLMTTIHAMTATQPTVDGANKKDNRSGRGAGQNIIPASTGAAKAVTLVLPELAGRLTGMAMRVPTPNVSVVDLTFRTERPTSYGAICEAMRDAAQGELQGILGYTEDDVVSTDFRGDSHSSIFDAGAGMGLNDHFFKVMAWYDNEWGYANRILDLLLTMAAKEVAMAIAA from the coding sequence ATGGCTTCTCTCAACCTTGCAATCAACGGTTTCGGTCGCATTGGCCGCCTCGTTCTCCGCGCCGCCTGCCAACAGCCAGACCTAAACATTGTCTGCATCAACGATCTCATTTCCCCTGCACAAATTGCTTACCTGTTGAAATACGACTCTACCCATGGCCGTTTTCCTGGCACCATCAAAGCCAGTGAGGATGGCATCTATGTCAATGGCCGCTTTATCCATTGCACCATGGCCCAAGATCCCAGTACCCTACCCTGGGCCCAGCATCACATCGATTATGTGATTGAAGCTACAGGCCGATTCTGTGACTTTGCTGGCGCGGGCAAACACCTAGATGCTGGCGCCAAACGGGTAATTATCTCTGCTCCTGTCCGTGAACCCCAGCGTATTCCCACTTTTGTGATGGGGGTAAATCACCACACCTATGCCCCTGCCCGTGACCGGATTGTCTCCAATGCCAGTTGCACCACCAATTGCCTTGCGCCCATCGCAAAGGTCATTCACGACAACTTTGGTCTAGCCGAAGGGCTGATGACCACTATCCATGCGATGACTGCGACTCAGCCGACTGTTGATGGTGCAAATAAAAAAGACAACCGCAGTGGTCGCGGCGCAGGTCAGAATATTATCCCCGCTTCCACTGGGGCAGCCAAGGCCGTGACATTAGTATTGCCAGAACTAGCAGGGAGGTTGACCGGAATGGCAATGCGCGTCCCAACGCCCAATGTATCGGTAGTCGACCTCACATTTCGTACGGAGAGACCAACATCCTATGGGGCAATTTGTGAGGCGATGCGAGACGCGGCCCAAGGTGAACTGCAAGGAATTTTGGGATATACCGAAGATGATGTGGTTTCTACTGATTTCAGAGGTGATTCCCACTCAAGTATTTTTGATGCTGGGGCCGGGATGGGCTTGAATGATCATTTCTTTAAGGTCATGGCTTGGTATGACAATGAGTGGGGTTATGCTAATCGTATTTTGGATCTACTCCTCACCATGGCAGCAAAAGAAGTCGCGATGGCGATCGCCGCTTAG
- a CDS encoding erthyrocyte band 7 integral membrane protein produces MNPLVFILLVLGGSAVFGSVKIVNEKNQYLVESLGSYKKTLEPGLNFVTPFIDKIVYRETIREKVLDVPPQSCITRDNVSISVDAVVYWRIVDMYKAYYKVENLQSAMVNLVLTQIRSEMGKLELDETFTARTEINELLLRELDISTDPWGVKVTRVELRDIVPSKAVQDSMELQMAAERKKRAAILTSEGERESAVNSAQGRAESQVLEAEAQKKAAILQAEAEKEAIIMRAEAKRQEEVMRAQASAQAMQILAQQLKGNPTAGEALQFILAQQYLEMSQTIGRSDSSKVMFLDPRNMMSTLEGMKSVIGDPAALASLDTNFPKLDHHQGS; encoded by the coding sequence ATGAATCCTTTAGTCTTTATCCTATTAGTCCTGGGTGGTTCCGCTGTTTTTGGCTCCGTCAAAATTGTCAACGAAAAAAATCAATATCTGGTCGAGAGTCTTGGCAGCTACAAAAAAACCTTGGAGCCAGGCCTGAATTTCGTCACCCCTTTTATCGACAAAATCGTTTACCGCGAAACCATCCGTGAAAAGGTATTAGACGTTCCTCCCCAGTCTTGCATTACCCGCGATAATGTTTCTATCAGTGTCGATGCCGTTGTGTACTGGCGGATCGTCGATATGTACAAAGCCTATTACAAGGTCGAAAATCTCCAGTCAGCGATGGTGAACTTGGTGCTCACCCAAATCCGCTCAGAAATGGGAAAACTCGAACTAGACGAAACGTTCACTGCCCGCACTGAGATCAATGAACTTTTACTGCGAGAATTAGATATTTCTACCGACCCCTGGGGCGTGAAAGTGACCAGGGTAGAGCTGCGGGACATCGTGCCTTCTAAGGCGGTGCAAGATTCGATGGAACTACAAATGGCCGCTGAACGAAAAAAACGGGCGGCGATCCTCACGTCTGAAGGAGAACGAGAATCTGCAGTCAACTCCGCCCAGGGGCGTGCTGAGTCCCAGGTGCTCGAAGCCGAGGCTCAGAAAAAAGCAGCGATCCTCCAGGCGGAGGCAGAAAAAGAAGCGATTATTATGCGGGCAGAGGCAAAGCGTCAGGAAGAAGTCATGCGGGCCCAAGCCTCTGCCCAAGCGATGCAAATTTTGGCACAGCAGTTGAAAGGCAACCCGACGGCTGGCGAAGCGCTGCAATTTATCTTGGCCCAGCAATACTTGGAGATGAGCCAAACCATCGGCCGTAGTGACAGCAGTAAGGTCATGTTTTTAGACCCCCGGAATATGATGTCCACCCTGGAGGGGATGAAGTCGGTGATTGGCGATCCAGCAGCACTTGCGTCCCTTGATACGAATTTCCCTAAGCTGGATCACCACCAAGGCAGTTAG